The Branchiostoma lanceolatum isolate klBraLanc5 chromosome 7, klBraLanc5.hap2, whole genome shotgun sequence nucleotide sequence CTATAGTACGTAgatatgactttttgtatatctcacagtgttggctttaaaagtttgttgtagTCGGTTTTTACTATCGTAGTTTAGCAAGTTGACCCGTAGTACGTAgataagccttttttgtatatctcacagtgttggctttaaatgtttgttgtagTCGGTTACTCGAGCGAGTCTTTCACGACACAGTGGGAACCAGTCCCTGAAGGTCGGGGATCTCAGTCGAGAGAGtgcaaagtttctgcatagttcCTCACGTCTTTGTGATAGTGGTGTTAGTGAGAGTTCTCCAATACaacttgcatttgatgataCTTCTGTTTTGCATTCGTGTATTGATTTGCCTAAATCTTTGGTGTGGTACTTCTGTTATTCTTAGTTCGTGCAGTATATTCGTCTATGTGTAAAGAGTTaggaattcaaaacatatcataCTGTATTAGGATCATTTTCTCTCCCAAATAGTCTGAAAATGTAACGCCTAATAGAGTTTCTGAAAGGAGAAGTGTTACGGTCCGATTCTCGGTACCGAATATCCTATGTAAACTTTCCGGAGCGTAACAGCCCGAACGCGCGGTCAGAAGTTAGGTCATTTTCTGAACGCATTTCGTCTTAAATGAGTCCGAAACTGGAAGTCCGGATATTATGAAGAGTACTGTGGTCCCGTTCTTGACTACGGAAATCATCCGAAAACGTGAGGAAGTTGAGTCGTTTTTTTGTCCGGATATATCCGAAAACGTTACCAATTCGGACGTATACGTACCTAAAAATATCCGGACATCACCATCTTTCAGCGTTACTATGAATCCGGATGTGAGGAGTAGTGTTACGGCCCGATTCTTGGTCCCGAATATCCTTAGTATATGCAATTTCCCGGTGTGTAACAGCTCCGAACGCGGTCAGAAAATATGTCATATTCGGAACGAGTTTTGTCCCAAATGACTCAAAAAATGtcccattactggaaatccggatatgagaaatagtattatgttcccattCTGGATTCCTAATATTTTCAGCATTTGCTATCTTTCCGGAGGTTTATTCCTCCGAACTGTGTCCGAAATTATGACATATTCGGAACGTGTTTTGTCTTAAATGAGTCCGAAAATGtcccattactggaaatccggatatgagaaatagtattatgttcccattCTGGATTCCTAATATTTTCAGCATTTGCTATCTTTCCGGAGGGTTATTCCTCCGAACTGGGTCCGAAATTATGACATATTCGGAACGTGTTTTGTCTTAAATGAGTCCGAAAATGtcccattactggaaatccggatatgagaaatagtattatgttcccattCTGGACTCGAATATTATCCAAACACGTAGGGGCGTGTCGTCCGGATATTGCCCGGATATGTCCGAAAACGTTCCCAGTCCGGACGTATACAAACTTtgaaatgtccggaaataacCCCCTTTCGCATAGTGTAAGTTCTTCTGTAAAACCACTGTCACATACAAATAGACGTCGTGCGGTGAGCAACTTTGGAAGAATCTCAATTGGACAGCCGTGAATTTGTCGTACAGAATTATTCAGATGTGTTGTGACGAAAATGGTGTACTAGACACTTCTCttgcttgtattgcatacccggtaaatcgcctcatggcgtaacacaccaggtttgtacggAAGAGTACAAGGTGCATATCCGGctaagtttgatccactcacaccaggacggaccactactctttttgataagtgtgggggctctttaacgtgctcgaggtgtggctctcctcaagcacgtacgggacctccatttaacgtcctatccgagggacttccCTGACCGAAGCTAGTTGGtgcttattttcacctgagtgaagtgaggaaattcacgGTAAATTTCCAAAGGCCACAGTGTCACTgggacaagtcaggggacccgGATTcgaacctctgggttctgggccaaacacccagctactacgccaccgcgacatAGTcgactgtcttttctgtcatggCTGAAAGTTGTGCGACAAGTAAATAAAATTGCATGCACAGTGACGATGAATTAAGAACAAGCTaagttgattttcattgttatatATTCATAGATCAACATCTTTACATTTGTAGTCACATGCGTATACTCAGCATACACTTATATTAACGTAAATTTGATGAACTGATTCCCCTCTTGAGGCCAACTTACGAAGATATTCAACATATCAGTGACTTCCTGTTGAAGACGACAAATCATAGGCCAAAGGTGGGTGAACAATTTCACTTTATTCACGTTACTGTTTTTGTCCCCGCCCGGGGCTTaatttagcctccatagcaggctctaccgggctttttagggggggggggggcttataatacagtATTTGCAGTCAGCCCGTAATCATCAGCCAGAGTGTAACCACTTAGCCTAGGGGCCTGGTTAcagactggctgcacaaacgacccagtacaaaaagaagtcatcggCAAAGGTGTGTTATAAGCCCCCCCAAAAggccccagagagcctgctatggaggctaggtttAATTTGGGTTTGAGAGAATGCACAAGTAGAACTCCTGGAATATTTTTGATGAAGaatagacatccagataatgatcgatactcaatacaaaagtAACACTCAAACAACTAAATAACTTTTTGAAAACTTggcggtcagacgtttcaaaaaCGTCCTATCTGTTTGCACatcgtatccagttgcttgagtaaatgttgtatgttgtattgAGTATTTTCTAGAATACTTTAAAACCACAAAAAaatctaacctccattaacattaatccgccgggttacataaatctgccactttgaaaaacaatgggccgggtttgagagatctctagtgcagcacccccaggtatgcacagtttagatatacaggagtgcattatactggggggtgttgggttggagatctgtttggatctTACGTGGTGGaaatatgtaccctggtggaagtATATCAGTAGATGTTACGTGCAAAGGTAATTGATATTCAGTGACAGAAGCTTCACAAGTGCGAACAAATTAAACAAGAAAGATAACCTTCTATAGAGAAATTCAAGTACATTCTAGAAGGAAACAACCCTTAATGTGAAcacataggtaaatatatcaaataatgtctggatcttagaactagtagtgtaagtgataggttaaactcgacatgttgaattattcatatacttgtacgtaggttaatgattttgtatcccattgtttgttgtttgcatgtatatttgAAGAAGACctaacgaaagtcgctgtacttttgttgtgtcaataaagattattgtATCCTGACACGAAATGTCTGCTTGCAGATTGCTGTGATATGTGGATCAGGTTTGGGCGGGCTGGCCGATGTCGTACAGGAACAAGACGTCATAGACTACAGCGACATCCCAAACTTTCCAAAGAGCACAggtaagccccccccccctcctactggatccgcggcacgctggcggtgtcgctgctccctaaactggatttgtgttacccttgactttataatgggaatatcattcaaaacctaCAAGTATGGccaaaaggacaacaaaacacacaaagcttaaaaagattcgtttttgtcgatgaaattcgttgagtgcgcGCTTTATCAATTCGATCGGCTGCAGCGCCGCCggcagcgtgccgcgggtccagtgagaggggggctttaggcccctattccactagacggcgatcgcgctgcgctctcgctgtgacctaaatCATGCTCGTGTAACCCTAGGTTTTAAacttggaatatcatgcaaaatgtaaaactatgactgtaaatacaacaaaacaaacaaggcgaaaaaaattcgttttttttaaatctacgAAATCCGTCGAGCGCTCTGTTAATTCTTATGTCGCAGAGAGCaagcggcgagagcgccgtcctagtggaatgggggtataaacaACGACTAGAATTTTTTCCCACAAAGAACGTATTGTAAATGGCGTTTATATTGCATTCTATGGATCATATATTCCTATATCTACAACTGTGATGCCAGAGAAATAATATATGACGTCGTTTTGTATCAAAACCGGTTTTGTGACCATTTTGAAATAGTTTTATGACATTTATTTCAGTTCAAGGGCACAGAGGACGCCTAGTGTTTGGCCACCTAGCGGGAAAGACTGTGGTCTGCATGCAGGGTCGATTCCACCAGTACGAAGGATACCCCCTCTGGAAGGTGCAACAGGAGAACATTCGATTTGTTGTTACATTTTCTGACATTCAAACAGGCTGATATATTTTGCACAGCAtgaaaaaaatctgatttttgaaAGGAGAAACGCAGTAATGACTGACTGTGACAGCAGAAGTACAGCGACGGTTTCTTAAAGTCTTCTATAaactgtacatacaaacagaaggatggatacaaatgaattagcATTCCTACGAGTATTGAATAAATCTGCTTGTTGGGAGTAACGTTTCGTATGTTTACACCCCTGATTCTATGACCTGAACATTCTATGatgtatttacatatttatACACAGTAAGGGTAATCTCATCCTAGAATGTAACTGAATTTATTTATATGATTGAATGTATTAGTATTCACACTTGTGTCATAATTgacatttgttaagttaaatgGAGGAGGGTTTCTtataagccttgcaggcttcTTTTCTCCTCCTGAACGTTCGTTTAGATACTTTCATTATTTCACTATTGTTTTTTTAATATATGtgcgaatgaataaaacaaaacaaaaaacaatattaGATCCTTTTGAGCAAGTGGAGAGAAAGATTGAtttactttatcttcacggtagccaaatttcacggtgtaaggaaaattgacattttcactgaactttgacTTCACGCGTACGGTGGCGGctagtgatttacagaaaggatgtgtgaaggcttttcacggtgatgataacttCGCATGGTACTGAGGTCACCGTTAAAACAGTGAACAAGACGTTACATGAAAAGAATAACTGTCATGAATAAACCTTTACTTTTCTACATGTAGGTTGCGATGCCTGTGCGCGTGTTTAAAATGATCGGAGTAGAAACTCTATTTGTGACGAACGCGGCTGGTGGGTTGAACAGCGGCTATACCATCGACGACATTATGATAATAAAGGACCACATCAGTATGCCAGGATTGACTACAGACAATCCACTTAAAGGCTCCACTAATGAGAGGTACTTTATCATATCGTGGgcattctttttcttcttctttgattttacggatac carries:
- the LOC136438419 gene encoding purine nucleoside phosphorylase-like, which codes for FDELIPLLRPTYEDIQHISDFLLKTTNHRPKIAVICGSGLGGLADVVQEQDVIDYSDIPNFPKSTVQGHRGRLVFGHLAGKTVVCMQGRFHQYEGYPLWKVAMPVRVFKMIGVETLFVTNAAGGLNSGYTIDDIMIIKDHISMPGLTTDNPLKGSTNERFGNPIPPVSELYDRELRELAMSVAGGLGLGQAVREGVLVQVGGPSFDTVSVFKLLRRLGADCVGMSSAPEVTVARHCGIRVFGLSLVTDMAPMESDLPPTNHLEILETAQTRALDVQKLICEMIKQLPNNNDSIRP